A genomic segment from Pseudomonas sp. M30-35 encodes:
- a CDS encoding DUF1329 domain-containing protein, with protein MLRKLSILLLAGVALQAQAKVDNAQAVRLGQDLTPLGGEVAGNVAGSIPRWEGGLATPPANYVSGMHHPDPYAGEQPLYQVNSQNMNQYQAQLPAGLKVLLEKNPDYYLRVFPTHRSAAAPQRIYDATRYNAVNAELISGGNGVQGVASGVPFPLPQNGQEAIWNHIMRYRGDQISFVTNQAAVLSNGAYNLLKLERDVYFLYGREGVTPKDLDNTLFYYKYKVIAPSKLAGSALVVQETLDQVLAIRKAWRFNRGERRVRRLPMLAYDTLQPDTNGMATADVVDSYNGAPNRYEWKLLGKQEMLVPYNSYAVHQKGIPYETILKRNTINPALLRYELHRVWIVEADLRKGFSHPYAKRRFYIDEDSWQILAVDLYNKDGELSGLQESHPISYYDVPMFGSTLETIYDFKGERYFVDGLDNNEPMYNFKVGLTPRDFTPQALRRSGN; from the coding sequence GTGTTGCGAAAACTTTCGATTTTGTTGTTGGCTGGAGTGGCGCTGCAGGCGCAAGCTAAAGTTGATAATGCTCAGGCTGTTCGGCTTGGCCAGGACTTGACCCCGCTGGGTGGGGAAGTGGCCGGTAATGTCGCTGGCTCCATCCCGCGCTGGGAAGGTGGGTTAGCAACGCCGCCAGCCAACTATGTGTCGGGCATGCATCACCCGGACCCATACGCTGGCGAGCAGCCGTTGTATCAGGTCAATAGTCAAAACATGAACCAGTATCAAGCCCAGCTGCCAGCGGGCCTGAAAGTCTTGCTGGAAAAAAATCCGGATTACTACCTACGTGTTTTCCCGACTCATCGTAGCGCGGCTGCGCCACAGCGTATTTACGATGCCACGCGTTACAACGCGGTAAACGCGGAGCTGATCTCTGGCGGCAACGGTGTGCAAGGGGTTGCCTCTGGGGTTCCATTCCCGTTGCCGCAAAATGGCCAGGAGGCCATCTGGAACCACATCATGCGTTACCGTGGCGACCAGATCAGTTTTGTGACTAACCAGGCTGCGGTGCTCTCCAACGGCGCATACAACCTGCTCAAGCTTGAGCGAGATGTGTACTTTCTATACGGCCGTGAGGGTGTAACGCCGAAAGATCTGGATAACACCTTGTTCTATTACAAATACAAGGTCATTGCGCCATCCAAGCTGGCAGGTTCGGCGCTGGTCGTGCAGGAAACGCTTGACCAAGTGTTGGCGATTCGCAAAGCCTGGCGCTTCAACCGTGGCGAGCGCCGTGTGCGTCGCCTGCCAATGCTGGCGTATGACACCTTGCAGCCAGATACCAATGGCATGGCCACAGCAGACGTTGTCGATTCCTACAACGGCGCGCCAAACCGCTATGAATGGAAGTTGTTGGGCAAGCAGGAAATGCTGGTGCCTTACAACAGCTATGCGGTGCATCAAAAGGGAATTCCTTACGAAACCATCCTCAAGCGCAATACCATCAACCCCGCGTTGCTGCGTTATGAGTTGCACCGTGTATGGATCGTTGAAGCAGACCTGCGTAAGGGCTTTAGCCACCCTTATGCCAAGCGTCGCTTTTACATCGATGAAGACAGCTGGCAAATTTTAGCGGTCGATCTCTACAACAAAGATGGCGAGCTGAGCGGCCTGCAAGAAAGCCACCCGATCAGTTACTACGATGTGCCGATGTTTGGCAGCACGCTGGAAACGATCTATGATTTCAAAGGTGAGCGTTACTTTGTCGATGGCCTCGATAACAATGAGCCCATGTATAACTTTAAAGTTGGCCTGACACCACGTGACTTCACCCCGCAAGCGCTGCGTCGTTCGGGTAACTAA
- the mtgA gene encoding monofunctional biosynthetic peptidoglycan transglycosylase — protein MLQTIRRILIKSLLWFTVGSALLVLVLRWVPPPGSALMVERKVQSWMDGKPIDLQRTWRPWQELPDDLKIAVIAGEDQKFADHWGFDLAAIRAAIEHNQEGGSVRGASTLSQQVAKNLFLWSGRSWLRKGIEVWFTGLIELLWPKQRILEVYLNSVEWGDGVFGAQAAAEHHFGIGAPYLSAHQASLLAAVLPNPRQWSASRPTAYINRRANWIRRQMRQLGGSHYLNQLSTAQPQWLKAMLDN, from the coding sequence ATGTTGCAAACCATCCGCCGTATCCTGATTAAATCCCTGCTCTGGTTCACGGTCGGCTCGGCCTTGCTGGTCTTGGTCCTGCGCTGGGTGCCACCGCCGGGTAGCGCACTCATGGTCGAGCGCAAAGTGCAATCGTGGATGGATGGCAAACCCATTGATCTGCAGCGCACATGGCGGCCGTGGCAAGAACTGCCTGATGACTTGAAGATTGCAGTGATTGCTGGCGAAGACCAGAAATTCGCGGATCACTGGGGCTTTGATTTAGCCGCGATCCGCGCCGCCATCGAGCACAACCAGGAAGGTGGCAGCGTGCGCGGCGCCAGCACATTGAGCCAGCAAGTGGCGAAGAACCTGTTTCTGTGGTCAGGCCGCAGCTGGTTGCGCAAAGGCATCGAAGTTTGGTTCACCGGGCTAATTGAATTGCTCTGGCCAAAACAACGAATTCTCGAAGTGTATCTAAACAGCGTCGAGTGGGGCGATGGCGTATTTGGTGCGCAGGCAGCAGCAGAGCATCACTTTGGAATTGGAGCGCCCTACTTGTCAGCCCATCAGGCGAGTTTGCTGGCGGCAGTGCTACCAAACCCGCGCCAATGGAGCGCCAGCCGACCCACAGCGTATATCAACCGCCGGGCAAACTGGATTCGCCGACAAATGCGTCAGCTCGGCGGTAGCCATTACCTCAATCAGCTCAGTACAGCGCAGCCGCAATGGTTAAAAGCCATGCTGGACAACTAA
- the thiS gene encoding sulfur carrier protein ThiS, translated as MRIQLNGEPLELADGQTVAGLIAQLDLTGRRVAVELNLDIVPRSQHASTVLSEGDRIEVVHAIGGG; from the coding sequence ATGCGCATTCAATTGAATGGTGAGCCGCTTGAGCTTGCCGATGGCCAGACTGTCGCTGGGCTGATTGCTCAGCTGGATCTGACGGGCCGCCGCGTTGCGGTCGAGCTCAATCTGGATATTGTGCCTCGCAGTCAGCACGCCAGCACGGTGTTATCTGAAGGTGATCGGATTGAAGTCGTTCATGCGATTGGTGGCGGCTAA
- a CDS encoding DUF423 domain-containing protein, with the protein MARLWLILSAVAGFSGVGLGAFAAHGLKKTLSAEYLAVFQTGTHYQLIHALALFGVGLLALYVPGRWVTLAGAFFTAGIVLFSGSLYLLSLSGISKLGIITPFGGLAFLLGWLCLGLAAWRLTPN; encoded by the coding sequence ATGGCTCGTTTGTGGTTAATCTTGTCAGCGGTTGCTGGTTTTAGCGGTGTGGGCCTTGGTGCGTTTGCCGCCCATGGCTTGAAGAAAACCCTCAGCGCTGAGTATTTAGCGGTATTTCAAACCGGCACCCATTACCAGTTGATTCATGCATTGGCATTATTCGGTGTTGGGCTGCTTGCGCTTTATGTACCTGGGCGTTGGGTTACGTTGGCGGGTGCATTCTTTACCGCCGGTATCGTGCTGTTTTCCGGCAGTTTGTATCTGTTGAGCCTGAGCGGAATCAGCAAGCTGGGTATCATCACCCCATTTGGCGGCTTGGCCTTTCTGCTTGGTTGGCTATGCCTGGGCCTGGCTGCCTGGCGATTAACGCCGAACTGA
- a CDS encoding ATP-dependent DNA helicase RecQ: MIYDSLQRTFGYQQFRPGQEAAINAVMAGRSVAAIFPTGSGKSMCYQLPAMHLPHLTLVISPLLALMQDQLAFLQRHSIKAASIDSAQSREEAAQVMRDAKSGELKVLMISVERLKNERFRNFIQQVPISLLVVDEAHCISEWGHNFRPDYLKLPEYRRQFNIAQVLLLTATATPPVIADMQRKFEIAETDVVTTGFYRPNLNLLVEPVAGADKQRRLVEWLSAKAGQPSIVYVTQQKTAEHIADLLAARGFPASAYHAGMPHERRELIQRQFMGGELNCIVATIAFGMGIDKSDIRNVLHYDLPKSVENYSQEIGRAGRDGQPSDCWVMANRDSLNVLENFVYGDTPELEGIRWVLDELLASSTDGQWELTLNVLSEQSNIRLLALKTLLVQLELRRIIAPKYAYFAEYRFKYLIEPEQLSAKFEGERRDFVEALIESSKRARTWCTVDFDQLYQQHQAERARVIKALDYFQENAWIELESKQMTEVYTLLDPAFDPGQLSAELHRYFKQQEHSEIKRIHAMLDLFASDTCLSQRLASYFGDEQAPLQCGHCSVCQGQIAHLPEPPVLAPLNQQSVSALGGEFIQRYQGMKEGAPSSECLTRFFCGISVPLLTKLKARNLAGFAALQDYPYAQVREWVETSA; this comes from the coding sequence TTGATTTACGACAGCTTGCAACGCACCTTTGGTTACCAGCAATTCCGCCCCGGTCAGGAGGCTGCAATCAATGCGGTTATGGCAGGGCGTTCAGTCGCGGCAATCTTTCCAACGGGCTCTGGTAAGTCGATGTGTTACCAGTTGCCAGCCATGCATTTGCCGCACTTGACGCTGGTGATCTCACCGCTGCTGGCCTTGATGCAGGACCAGCTGGCATTTTTGCAGCGGCATTCGATTAAGGCGGCGAGTATCGATTCTGCGCAGAGTCGAGAAGAGGCCGCGCAGGTGATGCGCGACGCCAAGAGTGGTGAGTTAAAAGTCCTGATGATTTCGGTCGAGCGTCTGAAAAATGAACGCTTTCGCAACTTCATCCAGCAGGTGCCGATCTCGCTGTTGGTGGTTGATGAAGCGCACTGTATATCGGAGTGGGGGCATAATTTTCGGCCTGATTACCTGAAGTTGCCGGAGTACCGTCGGCAGTTCAACATTGCTCAGGTGTTGCTGCTTACCGCGACAGCGACTCCGCCGGTCATCGCTGATATGCAGCGCAAGTTCGAGATTGCTGAGACGGATGTGGTGACCACTGGTTTTTATCGGCCCAATCTTAATCTACTGGTCGAGCCGGTTGCAGGGGCTGACAAACAGCGGCGCTTGGTTGAGTGGTTATCAGCCAAGGCGGGGCAGCCGAGTATTGTTTATGTCACCCAGCAGAAAACCGCTGAGCATATCGCGGATTTACTAGCGGCCAGAGGGTTTCCCGCCAGTGCCTATCACGCCGGAATGCCGCATGAGCGACGTGAGTTGATCCAGCGTCAGTTCATGGGCGGTGAATTGAACTGTATCGTCGCCACCATCGCCTTTGGCATGGGCATCGATAAAAGTGATATCCGCAATGTGCTGCACTACGACTTACCCAAGTCGGTGGAAAACTACAGCCAGGAAATCGGCCGCGCCGGGCGTGATGGCCAACCTTCAGATTGCTGGGTCATGGCCAACCGCGACAGCCTTAATGTGCTGGAAAACTTCGTTTACGGCGATACGCCGGAACTTGAGGGGATTCGTTGGGTGCTTGATGAACTGCTCGCCAGTAGCACTGATGGCCAGTGGGAACTGACCCTTAATGTGCTTTCAGAGCAGAGCAATATTCGTCTGCTGGCCTTGAAGACGTTGCTGGTGCAGCTAGAGCTTAGGCGCATTATCGCGCCTAAATATGCCTATTTTGCGGAATATCGCTTCAAATACCTGATTGAGCCAGAACAGCTAAGCGCCAAGTTCGAGGGTGAGCGCCGAGATTTTGTTGAGGCCTTGATCGAGTCATCGAAGCGCGCGCGAACCTGGTGCACTGTCGACTTCGATCAGCTTTACCAGCAGCACCAGGCTGAGCGTGCCCGCGTGATAAAAGCGCTGGATTATTTTCAGGAAAACGCCTGGATAGAGCTTGAGAGCAAGCAAATGACCGAGGTTTATACATTGCTTGATCCCGCGTTTGATCCCGGCCAACTAAGCGCAGAGCTGCACCGCTACTTCAAGCAACAAGAGCACAGTGAGATCAAGCGTATTCACGCCATGCTCGATTTATTTGCCAGTGATACATGCCTCAGCCAGCGGCTAGCCAGTTACTTCGGGGATGAGCAGGCGCCGTTGCAGTGCGGTCATTGTTCGGTGTGCCAAGGCCAGATTGCACACTTGCCCGAGCCGCCAGTACTAGCACCGCTCAATCAGCAGTCGGTTAGCGCGTTAGGCGGTGAATTTATTCAGCGTTACCAAGGTATGAAGGAAGGAGCGCCGAGTAGCGAATGCTTAACCCGTTTTTTCTGTGGTATCAGCGTGCCGTTGCTGACCAAGCTGAAGGCGCGCAACCTGGCAGGATTCGCGGCGCTGCAAGATTACCCATATGCCCAGGTGCGTGAGTGGGTTGAGACCTCGGCATAG
- the trmB gene encoding tRNA (guanosine(46)-N7)-methyltransferase TrmB: protein MRTIKSFVMRAGRMTEGQQRGLDQGLSKFGLKLEDGPQDFDALFGRQAPRTFEIGFGMGHSLLEMASAAPEHDFIGVEVHRPGVGALLNGLLTQNLNNVRVYSCDALEVLRNCIADNSLDRLMLFFPDPWHKARHHKRRIVQPEFAELVRQKLKVGGVLHMATDWEPYAEYMLEVMNVAPGYKNMADDGLYVPRPAERPITKFERRGERLGHGVWDLKFERQN from the coding sequence CTGCGCACCATCAAGAGCTTTGTTATGCGCGCTGGCCGCATGACCGAAGGGCAGCAGCGGGGCCTTGATCAGGGCTTGAGCAAGTTCGGTTTAAAGCTTGAAGACGGCCCGCAAGATTTCGATGCTTTATTTGGCCGCCAAGCGCCACGGACCTTTGAAATCGGCTTCGGCATGGGCCACTCATTGCTTGAGATGGCCAGCGCTGCGCCTGAGCATGACTTTATCGGGGTTGAGGTGCACCGTCCCGGTGTCGGTGCTTTGCTCAACGGTTTGCTGACTCAAAATCTGAATAATGTGCGGGTCTATAGCTGCGATGCTTTGGAGGTGCTGCGTAACTGCATCGCTGACAACAGCCTTGACCGACTGATGTTGTTTTTCCCTGACCCATGGCACAAGGCGCGGCATCACAAGCGGCGTATTGTTCAGCCCGAGTTTGCCGAACTGGTGCGGCAAAAACTCAAAGTCGGCGGCGTGCTGCATATGGCCACCGACTGGGAACCTTATGCTGAGTACATGCTGGAAGTGATGAACGTGGCGCCTGGCTACAAAAACATGGCGGATGATGGCCTATACGTTCCGCGCCCGGCAGAGCGTCCAATCACCAAATTTGAGCGTCGTGGTGAGCGGCTTGGTCACGGCGTCTGGGACCTCAAGTTCGAGCGCCAGAACTAA
- a CDS encoding thiazole synthase, protein MSQVRNDKPFTLAGRTYQSRLLVGTGKYQDLEQTRVAIEASGAEIVTVAVRRTNIGQNPGEPNLLDVISPDRYTILPNTAGCYDAAEAVRTCRLARELLDGHNLVKLEVLADQKTLFPNVIETIKAAEILVKDGFDVMVYTSDDPIIARLLAEMGCIAVMPLAGLIGTGLGICNPYNLRIILEEATVPVLVDAGVGTASDATIAMELGCEAVLMNSAIAHAQNPVMMAEAMKYAIEAGRLAYLAGRMPKKLYASASSPLEGMIR, encoded by the coding sequence ATGAGCCAAGTTCGTAACGACAAGCCTTTCACGCTCGCCGGCCGTACCTACCAATCGCGTTTGCTGGTGGGTACCGGTAAGTATCAGGACCTGGAACAAACCCGCGTCGCCATCGAGGCCTCTGGTGCGGAAATTGTCACCGTAGCGGTGCGGCGCACAAATATCGGCCAAAATCCGGGCGAGCCAAATCTGCTCGACGTGATCTCGCCAGACCGTTACACCATCTTGCCGAATACCGCCGGTTGCTATGACGCTGCCGAAGCTGTGCGCACCTGTCGTTTGGCCCGCGAACTGCTCGATGGTCACAATCTGGTCAAGCTTGAAGTACTGGCTGATCAGAAAACCTTGTTCCCTAACGTGATCGAAACGATCAAGGCCGCCGAAATTCTGGTCAAAGATGGCTTTGACGTGATGGTTTATACCAGCGACGATCCAATTATCGCCCGTCTATTGGCCGAGATGGGTTGTATCGCAGTAATGCCGCTGGCCGGTTTGATTGGTACCGGCCTGGGCATCTGTAACCCGTATAACCTGCGCATCATTCTTGAAGAAGCCACCGTGCCAGTGCTGGTTGATGCCGGTGTCGGCACGGCATCTGATGCCACCATTGCCATGGAGCTTGGCTGCGAAGCCGTGCTGATGAACAGCGCTATTGCTCATGCGCAAAACCCGGTGATGATGGCTGAAGCCATGAAGTACGCCATTGAAGCTGGCCGCCTGGCGTACTTGGCTGGGCGCATGCCGAAGAAGCTTTATGCGAGTGCATCGTCGCCACTTGAAGGTATGATTCGCTAA